The following coding sequences lie in one Rutidosis leptorrhynchoides isolate AG116_Rl617_1_P2 chromosome 4, CSIRO_AGI_Rlap_v1, whole genome shotgun sequence genomic window:
- the LOC139904340 gene encoding cytidine deaminase 1-like, with protein MSNKYVISASDAESLAKSKGLTVPQLLPSLVKSAQDLARPPISNFHVGAVGLSSDGRIFLGGNIEFPGLPLNHSIHAEQFLITNLAAHSGGPKLLYIAVSAAPCGHCRQFLQELRDVSNTQIVITDQPIENPVYRPISSILPDPFGPFDLLDQEMPLILEKHDNKLCFDKDCNFITQNGNLSNLSNGYSELVKKNDGNLEGLALEAACESHAPYSGCPSGVSLMDCHGNAYKGSYMESAAYNPSMMPVQAALVAYMVAGGIGYERIVAAVLVEKEGGMVRQEDTARLMLKHISPKCELRVVHCV; from the coding sequence ATGTCAAACAAATACGTGATCTCTGCTTCAGATGCCGAATCATTAGCCAAATCAAAAGGTCTCACTGTCCCTCAACTCCTTCCATCACTTGTTAAATCAGCCCAAGATCTTGCTCGTCCACCAATCTCCAACTTCCACGTGGGCGCCGTCGGTTTATCCTCCGATGGACGGATTTTTTTGGGCGGTAATATTGAATTTCCCGGTTTACCCCTCAATCATTCCATTCATGCTGAACAGTTTCTGATCACTAACCTCGCAGCACACAGCGGCGGTCCAAAACTTCTATATATTGCCGTTTCTGCCGCCCCTTGCGGCCATTGCCGTCAATTTCTCCAAGAACTCCGGGACGTCTCAAATACCCAGATCGTAATCACTGATCAACCCATAGAAAACCCTGTTTACAGACCTATTTCATCGATTCTACCAGACCCATTTGGTCCCTTTGATCTGCTGGATCAAGAAATGCCACTAATTCTTGAAAAACATGACAACAAATTGTGTTTCGATAAAGATTGTAACTTTATCACCCAGAATGGAAATCTATCGAATCTGTCAAATGGGTATTCGGAATTGGTGAAAAAGAATGATGGGAATTTGGAGGGTTTAGCTTTAGAGGCCGCGTGTGAGTCTCACGCGCCGTACAGTGGGTGTCCGTCTGGGGTGTCATTGATGGATTGTCATGGGAATGCGTATAAGGGATCTTATATGGAGTCTGCTGCATATAATCCGAGTATGATGCCGGTACAGGCAGCACTGGTGGCGTATATGGTAGCCGGAGGCATTGGGTATGAGCGGATTGTGGCGGCAGTTCTGGTGGAGAAGGAAGGAGGGATGGTGAGGCAAGAGGATACTGCTAGGTTAATGTTAAAGCACATTTCACCTAAATGTGAGCTGAGAGTTGTCCACTGTGTGTAA